One stretch of Roseimicrobium sp. ORNL1 DNA includes these proteins:
- the crcB gene encoding fluoride efflux transporter CrcB: MLKTYLMVMLGGCFGVSARLWMSTAMAARWGENFPVGTVAVNITGCFVIGLFAVLTASEGIWAASPLVRQAVIVGVLGGFTTFSSFSIQTLTLLKNGQLTGAVANVFISVLGCLLATWVGMQLGGWLNGKSS; this comes from the coding sequence ATGCTCAAGACCTACCTCATGGTGATGCTCGGCGGCTGTTTCGGTGTGTCGGCGCGTCTGTGGATGTCCACGGCGATGGCGGCGCGGTGGGGTGAGAATTTTCCGGTGGGCACGGTCGCGGTGAATATCACGGGATGTTTTGTGATTGGTCTCTTCGCGGTCCTGACTGCTTCGGAGGGCATTTGGGCGGCGTCCCCGCTGGTCCGGCAGGCGGTGATTGTGGGGGTGCTGGGTGGGTTCACCACGTTCTCCTCTTTCAGCATTCAGACCCTCACGCTGCTGAAGAACGGGCAGCTCACCGGCGCGGTGGCGAATGTGTTCATCTCCGTCCTCGGGTGCCTGCTGGCCACGTGGGTGGGCATGCAACTGGGCGGCTGGCTGAATGGGAAAAGCTCCTGA
- a CDS encoding DUF1501 domain-containing protein has protein sequence MNTPHTRRQMLQRASTGFGMAALTGLMSQQQAKAAASEASTAALAHRAKKFAPKARSVIFCYMSGGVSHVDSFDPKPMLAKYAGQPMPGEVKRTQFNNNGTVQPAHWAYKQYGQSGLPVSDLFPHMGSVADELCVVRSMTAKFSEHAQGNFFMHTGFPFLGYPSAGAWTSYGLGSDSSDLPGYVVLQSGGAAAPHGGVGLFSNGFLPAIHQASIVRADEGEPVDNIQPREPAAMQRKRLDFIGAMDKNFARAVDNNMHVEAAIKNYEMAWRMQSAVPELCDITGETESTKKMYGMNDADPKTAAYARQCLLARRLVERGVRFIELSSLGYNIGGGNAANPWDHHGDLVKGHGKMGYQVDQPIAALIKDLRSRGLLDSTLVIWAGEFGRTPFAQGANGRDHNPYGFSIWMAGGGVKGGHVHGATDDFGYQAVEQVSSVYDLWATVLYLMGIDHEALTYRYSGRDLRLTDVHGHVMRGVIA, from the coding sequence ATGAATACCCCCCACACCCGCCGACAGATGCTCCAGCGTGCCTCCACCGGCTTCGGCATGGCGGCACTGACTGGACTCATGAGTCAGCAGCAGGCGAAGGCCGCGGCTTCCGAAGCGTCAACGGCAGCACTGGCGCATCGCGCGAAGAAGTTCGCGCCAAAGGCTCGCAGTGTGATCTTCTGCTACATGTCGGGCGGTGTCTCGCATGTGGACTCGTTTGACCCGAAGCCGATGCTGGCGAAGTATGCGGGGCAGCCGATGCCGGGTGAGGTGAAGCGCACGCAGTTCAATAACAACGGAACGGTGCAGCCCGCGCACTGGGCTTATAAACAGTATGGCCAGAGTGGCCTGCCGGTGAGTGACCTCTTCCCGCATATGGGCTCCGTGGCGGATGAGCTGTGCGTGGTGCGCTCCATGACGGCGAAGTTCAGCGAGCACGCGCAGGGAAACTTCTTCATGCACACGGGCTTCCCCTTCCTGGGCTATCCCAGTGCCGGCGCATGGACGAGCTATGGCCTCGGCTCGGACTCGAGTGATCTGCCGGGGTATGTGGTGCTGCAGAGTGGTGGCGCCGCAGCGCCGCATGGTGGCGTGGGTCTTTTCAGCAATGGCTTTCTGCCTGCGATTCATCAAGCGTCCATCGTGCGCGCGGATGAAGGCGAACCGGTGGATAACATCCAGCCACGTGAGCCCGCCGCGATGCAGCGCAAGCGTCTCGACTTCATCGGCGCGATGGACAAGAACTTCGCACGTGCCGTGGATAACAACATGCACGTGGAGGCGGCCATCAAGAACTACGAGATGGCCTGGCGCATGCAGTCTGCGGTGCCTGAGCTCTGCGACATCACTGGTGAGACGGAGAGCACGAAGAAGATGTACGGCATGAACGATGCCGACCCGAAGACCGCGGCCTATGCGCGCCAGTGCCTGCTGGCCCGTCGTCTTGTGGAGCGCGGTGTGCGGTTCATCGAGTTGAGCAGCCTGGGCTACAACATCGGGGGTGGCAACGCTGCGAACCCCTGGGATCATCACGGCGACTTGGTGAAAGGTCACGGCAAGATGGGCTACCAGGTGGACCAGCCGATCGCCGCACTCATCAAGGATCTGCGCTCACGCGGGCTGCTGGACAGCACGTTGGTGATTTGGGCAGGTGAATTCGGTCGCACGCCTTTCGCTCAAGGCGCCAATGGACGTGACCACAATCCCTACGGCTTCTCCATCTGGATGGCCGGCGGCGGTGTGAAGGGCGGTCATGTTCACGGCGCCACCGATGACTTTGGCTACCAGGCCGTGGAGCAGGTGAGCAGCGTGTACGATCTCTGGGCCACGGTGCTCTACCTCATGGGCATCGACCACGAAGCATTGACCTACCGCTACAGCGGTCGTGACCTGCGTCTCACGGATGTGCATGGGCACGTGATGCGCGGGGTGATTGCGTGA
- a CDS encoding DNRLRE domain-containing protein, whose amino-acid sequence MAYSFLSSWAMESLYPNLIAPANTGTASNHHMSAFLQFDLTPLIVEALAGDDIISATMRLYVLSGAESGFGAGPSATYPVSFDVRLLEGSWNEATLTWNNQPGGAYNPTTTSPPGTIVATSPTITNTGIWVDVDITDILTGWLDDPATNYGLRLTQPTEVRDSGGASVFPSFASSEYATESYRPQLVVQTVPEPETAVLFGLGVAGFLTVRRRNR is encoded by the coding sequence ATGGCGTATTCCTTCCTCTCCAGTTGGGCGATGGAGTCGCTTTATCCAAACCTCATCGCTCCAGCGAATACTGGCACCGCCTCCAATCACCACATGTCGGCGTTTCTTCAGTTCGATCTCACGCCCCTGATTGTGGAGGCGCTGGCAGGCGACGACATTATTTCTGCGACCATGCGTCTCTATGTGCTCAGTGGCGCCGAGAGCGGTTTTGGCGCCGGGCCGAGTGCAACCTACCCGGTGTCTTTCGACGTGCGTTTGCTGGAAGGTTCCTGGAACGAGGCGACGCTCACCTGGAACAATCAGCCTGGTGGGGCTTACAACCCTACCACTACGTCGCCACCCGGCACCATTGTCGCGACTTCGCCCACGATCACCAATACGGGTATCTGGGTGGATGTCGATATCACCGATATCCTGACGGGCTGGCTGGACGATCCGGCGACCAACTACGGCCTGCGCCTGACGCAACCGACCGAAGTGCGCGACTCAGGAGGCGCTTCGGTCTTCCCGAGCTTTGCCTCTTCCGAATACGCCACTGAGAGTTACCGTCCGCAGCTTGTCGTGCAGACCGTGCCCGAGCCTGAGACTGCGGTATTGTTTGGACTCGGTGTTGCTGGTTTCCTCACCGTCAGGCGAAGGAATAGGTGA
- a CDS encoding M20/M25/M40 family metallo-hydrolase: MRIVIFDLGDTLEHDDVLLPGAIEMLTSVRNMRDDRGDAPVMCLLSDYFTPTAQDPLDAIQTRYYTLLETLGIRAFFEPVSERVTLSSELGVSKPSKRLFERTVEKAAPGFDLHHALFITEHAGHVAAARGFGMMAIHFKGPGQTTGEVDNLADLVPLISRNLAFSPCCRKQGEAVGRFTSQANKSKQLSPAMVQLVNQVSQDRLRERVSHLASFPTRWTYSPAVAQVPEWIHGEFLAMGYTQSQVRFQPFQVQGGSPQRNVLCSLGDLSQGFTLVCAHYDSLSENPDGLAPGADDNASGIAALLELAAILHGTHPTRGVLFAAFGGEEQGLFGSSACADIAAAEAWPIDVVVNMDMISFPDPANPARIIVEYDQGNRNPQNDPAAKAYGLLMAQAAADYTSLEVEHTDIWNSDYMPFEAKGFACIGAYEAGKNPGYHTTADKPGSIDVSYLTEAARMVLATVATVAGAA, encoded by the coding sequence ATGAGAATCGTGATTTTTGACCTCGGCGATACGCTGGAGCATGACGATGTGCTGCTGCCCGGAGCCATCGAGATGCTCACCAGCGTACGGAACATGCGCGATGACAGGGGAGATGCCCCCGTGATGTGCCTGCTGTCCGACTACTTCACTCCAACCGCGCAAGATCCGCTCGATGCCATTCAAACCCGATACTACACGCTGCTAGAAACACTCGGCATTCGCGCCTTCTTCGAGCCGGTCTCGGAGCGGGTTACGCTCTCTAGCGAACTCGGAGTAAGCAAGCCTTCGAAGAGGCTCTTTGAGCGCACCGTGGAGAAGGCTGCCCCGGGGTTCGACCTGCATCACGCCCTCTTCATTACGGAACATGCCGGCCATGTAGCTGCCGCTCGAGGCTTTGGCATGATGGCCATCCATTTCAAGGGGCCGGGCCAAACCACCGGCGAGGTGGATAATCTGGCAGACCTCGTGCCCCTGATTTCGCGGAACCTCGCCTTTTCCCCCTGCTGCCGGAAGCAGGGGGAAGCCGTGGGTCGTTTCACCAGCCAAGCCAACAAGAGCAAGCAGCTAAGCCCAGCCATGGTGCAACTGGTGAACCAGGTGAGCCAGGACCGTCTGAGGGAACGAGTGAGCCACCTCGCAAGCTTTCCCACACGGTGGACTTATTCTCCTGCCGTTGCGCAGGTCCCGGAGTGGATCCATGGCGAGTTCCTTGCCATGGGCTACACCCAGTCCCAAGTGCGCTTCCAGCCTTTTCAGGTACAGGGAGGCAGCCCCCAGCGCAATGTGCTCTGCTCTCTCGGAGACCTTAGCCAGGGATTCACCCTCGTATGCGCGCACTACGATTCCCTCTCAGAAAATCCTGATGGCCTGGCGCCGGGCGCGGATGACAATGCCTCCGGCATAGCCGCCCTGCTTGAGCTTGCCGCCATCCTCCATGGCACGCACCCCACCCGGGGCGTGCTCTTCGCCGCCTTCGGAGGCGAGGAGCAGGGACTCTTCGGCTCGAGTGCCTGTGCCGATATTGCCGCAGCTGAAGCTTGGCCCATCGACGTGGTGGTGAATATGGACATGATCTCCTTTCCCGATCCAGCCAACCCCGCCCGCATCATCGTGGAATACGATCAAGGAAACAGAAATCCCCAGAATGATCCGGCAGCCAAAGCGTATGGACTGCTGATGGCTCAAGCTGCAGCGGACTACACCAGTCTGGAAGTGGAGCACACCGATATCTGGAACAGCGACTACATGCCTTTTGAGGCGAAGGGATTTGCTTGCATCGGCGCTTACGAGGCGGGGAAAAATCCCGGCTATCACACCACGGCGGACAAGCCGGGTAGCATCGACGTCTCTTATCTAACGGAGGCTGCCAGAATGGTGCTGGCCACCGTGGCCACCGTGGCTGGCGCTGCCTGA
- a CDS encoding PQQ-binding-like beta-propeller repeat protein — protein MKPCVLFSAALLAVSTLSVSAANWPQFRGPNHDGSTPETGLPESFSRSENVKWAADMPGPAASVPAVWGDKIFVSSSDPAKQKLLAMCLDAKTGKVAWQHEVTDGYQHDDRSNLASPSPCTDGERAFFFYGTSVLVAYDFAGKEVWKRDLGKDYGNFGTQWTYSSSPALDGGKLYIQVLQRNEAFIFQNLQKGDPKGKNESYILALDPATGKEIWRQVRPSDAVAESLEGFSTPVFHTYDGKRQMLISGGDTMTGHDAETGKELWRMVSYNTAKIGHWRHVPSPAAGDGIALVCAPKKEPVYAVKLDSKGTVEPVWVSDGKEVSSDVSTPLFYQGKFYVLDSDRKTLACVEPRTGKVVWRGEFPTRQKIEASPTGADGKIYAIDFMGNVFVVKAGGDSFQLVHQTTFGQEGTTSIKGDRICRAGIAVANGCLYIRAQDRLYCIGK, from the coding sequence ATGAAACCCTGCGTTCTCTTCTCCGCCGCATTGCTCGCGGTTTCCACCCTGTCTGTCAGCGCTGCCAACTGGCCCCAGTTTCGTGGTCCGAATCACGACGGCTCCACTCCGGAGACGGGTCTGCCGGAGAGCTTTTCCCGCAGCGAGAATGTGAAATGGGCCGCGGACATGCCCGGACCGGCTGCCAGTGTGCCTGCCGTGTGGGGGGACAAGATTTTCGTGAGCTCCTCCGACCCTGCGAAGCAGAAGCTCCTGGCCATGTGCCTGGATGCAAAGACGGGCAAGGTCGCCTGGCAGCATGAGGTGACGGACGGGTACCAGCATGATGACCGCAGCAATCTCGCCTCGCCCTCGCCCTGCACGGATGGCGAGCGCGCTTTCTTCTTCTATGGCACCAGCGTGCTGGTGGCCTACGACTTCGCAGGCAAGGAAGTGTGGAAGCGCGACCTCGGGAAGGACTACGGAAACTTCGGCACGCAGTGGACCTACTCCAGCAGCCCGGCGCTGGATGGCGGCAAGCTCTACATCCAGGTGCTGCAGCGGAATGAGGCCTTCATCTTCCAGAACCTGCAGAAGGGCGACCCCAAGGGCAAGAATGAGAGCTACATCCTCGCGCTCGACCCGGCCACGGGGAAGGAAATCTGGCGGCAGGTGCGCCCAAGCGATGCGGTGGCGGAGTCCCTGGAAGGATTCAGCACGCCGGTGTTTCACACCTACGACGGCAAGCGCCAGATGCTCATCAGCGGTGGCGATACCATGACCGGTCACGATGCGGAGACGGGCAAGGAACTGTGGCGCATGGTCAGCTACAATACCGCGAAGATCGGCCACTGGCGCCATGTGCCTTCTCCCGCGGCGGGGGATGGCATCGCGCTCGTGTGCGCACCGAAGAAGGAGCCGGTGTATGCCGTGAAGCTCGATTCGAAAGGTACTGTGGAACCTGTCTGGGTGTCTGATGGCAAGGAAGTCAGCAGCGACGTGAGCACGCCTCTCTTCTACCAGGGCAAGTTCTACGTGCTGGACAGCGACCGCAAGACGCTCGCCTGCGTGGAGCCGCGCACGGGCAAGGTGGTGTGGAGGGGTGAGTTCCCCACACGCCAGAAAATTGAGGCCTCACCTACAGGGGCGGATGGAAAAATCTATGCCATCGATTTCATGGGCAATGTCTTTGTGGTGAAGGCAGGCGGCGACAGCTTCCAACTCGTGCACCAGACCACCTTCGGCCAGGAGGGCACCACCTCCATCAAGGGCGACCGCATCTGCCGCGCAGGCATCGCCGTGGCCAATGGATGTCTTTACATTCGTGCTCAGGACCGGTTGTATTGCATCGGCAAGTGA
- a CDS encoding Gfo/Idh/MocA family oxidoreductase yields the protein MSRKIRYGMVGGGRGAFIGGVHRIAANMDGQIELVCGAFSSDPQKSKDSGADLYLPAERCYGSFEEMIQKEAALPADKRMDFVSIVTPNHMHFPPAKAALEAGFHVLSDKPATFDLEESKALLDIVKKSGKLYGLTHNYTGYPLVKEARDMIKAGKLGKIRKVVVEYPQGWLATKLEDSGQKQAGWRTDPKRSGAAGCIGDIGTHAENLAEYITGLHIKELAADITAFVEGRALDDDGNVLLRFDNGAKGVLHASQISVGEENNLNIRVYGEKGGIEWHQNEPNTMLVKWLDQPMQVYRTANGYLGKNAAAATRTPPAHPEGYLEAFANIYKNFASHIRAVNAGTTPDEVALDYPKIEDGVRGMAFIEAVVKSSQANAAWTKLEV from the coding sequence ATGAGCAGAAAGATTCGTTACGGCATGGTCGGCGGCGGCAGAGGCGCCTTCATTGGCGGAGTGCACCGCATCGCGGCAAACATGGACGGCCAGATCGAGCTGGTCTGCGGCGCCTTTTCCTCGGACCCACAGAAGTCGAAGGACTCCGGTGCGGACCTCTACCTCCCCGCGGAGCGCTGCTACGGAAGCTTCGAGGAGATGATCCAGAAGGAAGCTGCACTGCCCGCAGACAAGCGCATGGACTTCGTCTCCATCGTCACGCCGAACCACATGCATTTCCCCCCGGCCAAGGCAGCGCTGGAGGCGGGCTTCCACGTACTCTCGGACAAGCCGGCGACCTTTGACCTGGAAGAGTCCAAGGCGCTCTTGGACATCGTGAAGAAGTCCGGCAAGCTCTACGGCCTGACGCACAACTACACCGGCTATCCGCTGGTGAAGGAAGCTCGCGACATGATCAAGGCCGGCAAGCTGGGCAAGATTCGCAAGGTGGTGGTGGAGTATCCCCAGGGATGGCTCGCCACGAAGCTGGAAGACTCCGGCCAGAAGCAGGCTGGCTGGCGCACCGACCCGAAGCGCAGTGGCGCGGCGGGCTGCATCGGTGACATCGGCACGCACGCCGAGAACCTCGCCGAATACATCACCGGTCTGCACATCAAGGAACTCGCCGCAGACATCACCGCCTTCGTGGAAGGCCGTGCACTGGATGATGACGGCAACGTGCTCCTGCGCTTCGACAACGGCGCCAAGGGCGTGCTCCACGCCTCGCAGATCAGCGTGGGTGAAGAGAACAACCTCAACATCCGCGTGTACGGCGAGAAGGGCGGCATCGAGTGGCACCAGAATGAGCCGAACACCATGCTCGTGAAGTGGCTCGACCAGCCGATGCAAGTGTACCGCACCGCGAATGGCTACCTCGGCAAGAACGCCGCTGCCGCCACTCGCACTCCCCCAGCCCACCCGGAAGGCTATCTCGAGGCCTTCGCGAACATTTACAAGAACTTCGCCAGCCACATCCGCGCCGTCAACGCCGGCACCACACCGGATGAAGTGGCGCTCGACTACCCAAAGATCGAAGACGGCGTGCGCGGCATGGCCTTCATCGAAGCCGTGGTGAAGAGCTCGCAGGCGAACGCGGCGTGGACGAAGCTGGAGGTGTAA
- a CDS encoding M36 family metallopeptidase: MPGIKALKAKVELNPVSKMPRRIYDFRSKASKSKPRTQAVALLKGIAKDLQIQPDLKQLKFDKVNETLLGSHVLFQQYHEGKPISGAWVRVDIDKSGRIYNVQSDLVPEKNLEKAASSKAKSKSKAEGAGTAAKALSAEQAVARAKEAISAPAGSEVIVESQELVFLPVNGVPVSAWKLVLRCAKPAAEYRMYVDSQSGAILEKLDQLKSANGTGRIFDPNPVVALNDTTLEDDSPIPDAAYRTVELRDLDGTGFLDGPFVSTSNTPNRVQRQNLNFSFSRSQRAFKEVMVYFHIDRVQRYIQELGFDNILNGPIKVHIDGRSDDNSHYSPATQSLTFGTGGVDDAEDAEIILHEYGHAIQDNQVPGFGQTKEGQAMGEGFGDYLAASFFASAKPANLQPTVGSWDAVAYSGDNPPNLRRMDSTKKYPRDMVGEEHSDGEIWSAALWELRNAVGSRTADQLVLAHHFQLTRNATFEDGANALITVDEVLNEGRNISVIRDIFTRRGILTNTKLGKRAGAPFPELYAPRRPRAAKRARRAARPRT, translated from the coding sequence ATGCCTGGTATTAAAGCGCTCAAAGCCAAGGTGGAACTGAATCCGGTGAGCAAGATGCCCCGGCGCATCTACGACTTCAGGTCCAAGGCGTCCAAGTCAAAACCCCGCACCCAGGCAGTCGCACTGCTCAAGGGCATCGCCAAAGACCTGCAAATCCAACCAGATCTGAAGCAGCTTAAGTTCGATAAAGTAAACGAGACTCTGTTGGGAAGCCATGTTCTCTTTCAGCAGTATCATGAAGGCAAGCCCATCAGTGGCGCCTGGGTTCGTGTGGATATCGACAAGTCAGGCCGCATCTACAATGTGCAGAGCGACCTCGTCCCAGAGAAGAACCTGGAAAAGGCGGCAAGCTCCAAAGCCAAATCCAAGAGCAAAGCGGAAGGCGCAGGCACCGCGGCCAAGGCCCTGTCTGCCGAACAGGCTGTGGCCAGGGCAAAGGAGGCCATCTCTGCGCCGGCCGGAAGCGAAGTGATTGTCGAGTCCCAGGAGCTGGTGTTCCTCCCCGTGAACGGGGTGCCGGTCTCCGCATGGAAGCTGGTGCTCAGGTGCGCCAAACCTGCCGCGGAATACCGCATGTATGTGGACTCGCAGAGCGGGGCCATCCTGGAAAAGCTGGACCAGCTCAAGTCCGCCAATGGTACGGGCCGCATTTTTGACCCCAATCCCGTAGTCGCGCTCAATGACACCACCCTTGAAGACGACTCGCCCATTCCTGATGCTGCTTACAGGACAGTGGAGCTTCGCGACCTTGACGGCACTGGGTTTCTAGACGGCCCGTTCGTCAGCACCAGCAACACCCCGAACCGGGTGCAGCGGCAGAATCTCAATTTTTCCTTCTCCCGCAGCCAACGCGCCTTCAAGGAGGTGATGGTGTACTTCCACATCGACCGAGTACAGCGCTATATCCAGGAGCTCGGCTTCGATAATATTCTGAATGGCCCTATCAAAGTCCACATTGATGGGAGATCTGATGACAACTCCCATTACAGTCCGGCGACACAGTCGCTCACCTTTGGTACCGGAGGTGTGGATGACGCGGAAGATGCTGAGATCATACTGCATGAGTATGGCCACGCAATTCAGGACAATCAGGTGCCCGGATTCGGTCAGACGAAGGAGGGGCAAGCCATGGGCGAGGGCTTTGGCGACTATCTTGCAGCCAGCTTCTTCGCATCGGCAAAGCCCGCGAATCTGCAGCCCACCGTGGGAAGCTGGGACGCCGTGGCCTACAGCGGAGACAATCCTCCCAACCTGCGCCGCATGGACAGCACCAAGAAATATCCCCGGGACATGGTTGGCGAGGAACATTCCGATGGCGAAATCTGGTCTGCAGCCCTGTGGGAACTTCGTAACGCTGTCGGATCAAGGACGGCGGATCAGTTGGTGCTCGCGCATCACTTTCAGCTCACGCGCAATGCCACGTTTGAGGACGGCGCCAATGCCCTCATCACCGTGGATGAGGTACTGAACGAAGGAAGAAACATCAGCGTCATTCGCGATATCTTCACGCGTCGCGGCATTCTGACAAATACGAAGCTAGGCAAGCGGGCTGGCGCCCCCTTTCCTGAGCTCTATGCCCCACGTCGTCCGCGTGCCGCCAAGCGCGCCAGGCGGGCCGCCCGCCCACGGACGTGA
- a CDS encoding prolyl oligopeptidase family serine peptidase, whose protein sequence is MKPLFPVILALLLGSAGASVSHAQLRADGATASFRGSLPPKAVSPISGAPRATLERELDAQTRAFIAVKRHPRAADADIFLKAVRYALEFNEWYDKTPEDGVKKANALLAEAKSRIESLRKNETPWLQGSGTKVVGFYSRIDGSPQPYGVEVPEGVSLEGGAQIPMWVWLHGRGDTATDLSFVYGKLTAKKPGQFQPKGAIVIHPFGRYCNGYKSAGETDVLEARDDAKARFNVDPNRVVLAGFSMGGAGAWHLGAHFADQWACVHTGAGFVDVKRYQKLTPEKMPSWYEQTLWGVYDVPDYARNFFNVPLISYSGEKDSQRDSAEYMTEVLAKEEYTLKHLIGPGMEHKYEPGVQQEVQTLVEAEMNKGRDPLPRRVVLQYRSGRYAKMFWLEGLEVEKEWDDARIDAIVSQGGVLRVTTKNVRAFRVDPAIIREAVARPYTISINGQDIIFNEKAEIAPKNYYVTQDDQGRWSINTSPAKAAGTVKAGGTTIEDAFLDRFIVVLPEKDSYSPKVNAWVKAESQHFLSRWRSLMRGDAIVKRASEITPEDIQSSHLILWGDTRSNPLIAQLLPKTPVRWTADEVVVGTQKGDAETHVLVMGYPNPLAPHRRVVLNSGLTFREAHDRTNSLQNPKLPDWAIIDISTPADAERPGKVVAADFFDEKWQVRPAR, encoded by the coding sequence ATGAAGCCACTCTTCCCTGTCATTCTGGCTCTGCTGCTGGGCAGTGCCGGTGCCTCTGTATCTCACGCGCAACTCCGCGCAGACGGCGCCACTGCCTCCTTCCGTGGCAGCCTCCCGCCCAAGGCCGTGTCGCCCATCAGCGGCGCGCCACGCGCTACGCTGGAGCGCGAGTTGGATGCGCAGACGCGGGCCTTCATCGCCGTGAAACGCCATCCTCGTGCGGCGGATGCGGACATCTTCCTGAAGGCGGTGCGTTATGCGCTTGAGTTCAACGAATGGTACGACAAGACGCCAGAGGACGGTGTGAAGAAGGCCAATGCGCTGCTCGCGGAAGCGAAGAGCCGCATCGAGTCCCTGCGGAAGAATGAAACGCCCTGGCTGCAGGGCTCCGGCACGAAGGTGGTCGGTTTCTACTCCCGCATCGATGGCTCGCCGCAGCCGTATGGTGTGGAGGTGCCTGAGGGTGTTTCCTTGGAAGGCGGCGCTCAGATTCCCATGTGGGTGTGGCTGCATGGTCGTGGGGATACGGCCACGGACCTGAGCTTTGTGTATGGCAAGCTCACGGCGAAGAAGCCCGGCCAGTTCCAGCCCAAGGGGGCGATTGTCATTCATCCCTTCGGCAGATACTGCAATGGCTACAAGTCCGCCGGTGAGACGGATGTGCTGGAGGCTCGCGATGATGCGAAGGCGCGCTTCAACGTGGATCCGAATCGCGTGGTGCTCGCCGGCTTCAGCATGGGTGGCGCGGGCGCGTGGCACTTGGGCGCGCACTTTGCGGACCAGTGGGCCTGTGTGCACACGGGCGCGGGGTTCGTGGATGTGAAGCGCTACCAGAAGCTCACGCCGGAGAAGATGCCGTCCTGGTATGAGCAGACGCTCTGGGGCGTGTATGATGTGCCGGACTACGCGCGCAATTTCTTCAATGTGCCCCTCATCTCCTACAGCGGGGAAAAGGACTCACAGCGTGACTCCGCGGAGTACATGACGGAGGTGCTGGCGAAGGAGGAATACACGCTGAAGCACCTCATCGGCCCCGGCATGGAGCACAAGTATGAGCCCGGTGTGCAGCAGGAGGTGCAGACTCTGGTGGAAGCAGAGATGAACAAGGGCCGCGACCCGCTGCCTCGCCGTGTGGTGTTGCAGTACCGCTCGGGCCGGTACGCGAAGATGTTCTGGCTGGAAGGGCTGGAAGTGGAGAAGGAATGGGACGACGCACGCATCGATGCCATCGTCTCCCAGGGTGGTGTGCTCCGCGTGACCACCAAGAACGTGCGCGCCTTCCGCGTGGACCCGGCGATCATACGCGAGGCTGTGGCGCGTCCCTACACCATCTCCATCAATGGACAGGACATCATCTTCAATGAGAAGGCGGAGATCGCACCGAAGAACTACTACGTCACCCAGGATGACCAGGGGCGGTGGAGCATCAATACCAGCCCTGCCAAGGCAGCCGGCACGGTGAAAGCGGGTGGCACCACGATTGAGGATGCGTTTCTGGACCGCTTCATCGTGGTTCTGCCGGAGAAGGACAGCTATTCCCCGAAGGTGAATGCTTGGGTGAAGGCGGAGTCGCAGCACTTCCTCAGCCGCTGGCGCAGCCTCATGCGCGGGGATGCGATTGTGAAGCGCGCCTCGGAGATCACTCCGGAGGATATCCAGTCCTCCCACCTCATCCTATGGGGTGATACACGGTCGAACCCTCTCATCGCCCAGCTCCTGCCAAAGACGCCCGTGCGCTGGACGGCGGATGAGGTGGTCGTGGGCACCCAGAAAGGCGACGCGGAGACACATGTGCTGGTGATGGGCTACCCCAATCCGCTCGCACCGCATCGCCGCGTGGTTCTGAACTCCGGACTTACCTTCCGCGAAGCGCACGACCGCACGAATTCCCTGCAGAATCCGAAGCTGCCTGACTGGGCCATCATCGATATCTCCACACCTGCTGACGCGGAGCGCCCCGGCAAGGTGGTAGCTGCGGACTTCTTTGATGAGAAGTGGCAGGTGAGGCCGGCGAGGTAG